In the Streptomyces sp. NBC_00525 genome, one interval contains:
- the argJ gene encoding bifunctional glutamate N-acetyltransferase/amino-acid acetyltransferase ArgJ produces MTHDYAATEAGETLVWPGGFFGYTGHGGLRESGDDISIVASDRPAVSAAVFTRSLFAGPAVVLSRRNAAGRQLRAVTTLAQNANVATGREGERNAAEVVRRVAGILGVPEGDVLIGSTGVIGRPLPMTTILPHFDRTAERGVEAFTAGPLDVARAMMTTDTRPKTAARTVGEARIVGVAKGVGMLEPDMATMLAYVFTDAELSPEDLDAALRGAVNRTFNCLSIDTDTSTSDTVAVLANGAAGPVDPALFAEALADLCLDLTLQMARDGEGATKLLRVTVGGARDHAQAKRVAKSVVNSPLVKTAVHGADPNWGRVLMAIGKNSDEIDIVPGDVTVRFGDIAVYPDEPEADTLDALVELMRRDEVDIVITLGLGTAEATVYGCDLSAGYIRVNADYTT; encoded by the coding sequence ATGACGCATGATTATGCAGCTACTGAGGCGGGCGAGACCCTGGTCTGGCCCGGCGGTTTCTTCGGGTATACCGGGCATGGCGGGTTGCGTGAGAGTGGGGACGATATTTCGATCGTCGCCTCGGACCGGCCGGCGGTCAGTGCCGCCGTGTTCACGCGAAGCCTCTTCGCCGGCCCCGCCGTGGTGCTCAGCCGTCGCAACGCCGCCGGGCGGCAGCTGCGCGCCGTGACCACCCTGGCGCAGAACGCCAACGTCGCCACCGGGCGCGAGGGGGAGCGGAACGCCGCCGAGGTCGTCCGCCGGGTCGCCGGGATTCTCGGCGTCCCCGAGGGCGATGTGCTCATCGGTTCCACCGGGGTCATCGGCCGCCCCCTGCCGATGACCACCATCCTCCCGCACTTCGACCGGACCGCCGAGCGGGGCGTCGAGGCGTTCACCGCCGGACCGCTGGACGTGGCCCGCGCGATGATGACCACCGACACCCGCCCCAAGACCGCCGCCCGCACCGTGGGGGAGGCCCGCATCGTGGGTGTCGCCAAGGGCGTCGGCATGCTGGAGCCCGACATGGCCACGATGCTGGCCTATGTGTTCACCGACGCCGAACTCTCACCGGAGGACCTGGACGCCGCGCTGCGCGGGGCGGTGAACCGTACGTTCAACTGTCTGAGCATCGACACCGACACCTCCACCTCCGACACCGTGGCCGTCCTCGCCAACGGCGCCGCCGGACCGGTCGACCCGGCGCTGTTCGCCGAGGCGCTGGCCGACCTGTGCCTGGACCTCACCCTGCAGATGGCGCGCGACGGCGAGGGCGCCACCAAGCTCCTGCGGGTCACCGTGGGCGGCGCCCGCGACCACGCCCAGGCCAAGCGGGTGGCCAAGAGCGTGGTCAACTCGCCGCTGGTCAAGACCGCCGTGCACGGCGCGGACCCCAACTGGGGTCGCGTCCTCATGGCCATCGGCAAGAACTCCGACGAGATCGACATCGTGCCCGGCGACGTCACCGTCAGGTTCGGCGACATCGCGGTGTATCCCGACGAGCCCGAGGCCGACACCCTCGACGCCCTGGTGGAACTCATGCGCCGGGACGAGGTGGACATCGTCATCACGCTCGGGCTCGGCACGGCCGAGGCGACCGTGTACGGCTGCGACCTGTCCGCCGGGTACATCCGCGTCAACGCCGACTACACGACCTGA
- a CDS encoding DoxX family protein, whose amino-acid sequence MTLSELPSPIWPVVILLVIQAGDAAMMLRPPRFIADCLDGVRLPRDWWWLLTTAKTASVAGLVVGFWVPGVAMTTTAAIVVYFLAAAAAHIRARALGRTFWVNCLGLLTLSLAVLVVSFVRV is encoded by the coding sequence ATGACTCTCTCCGAACTCCCCTCCCCCATATGGCCGGTGGTGATCCTGCTGGTCATCCAGGCCGGTGACGCGGCGATGATGCTGCGGCCGCCGCGGTTCATCGCCGACTGCCTGGACGGCGTCCGGCTGCCGCGCGACTGGTGGTGGCTGCTGACCACCGCCAAGACGGCGTCGGTGGCGGGCCTCGTGGTGGGCTTCTGGGTGCCCGGTGTCGCCATGACGACGACCGCGGCCATCGTGGTGTACTTCCTCGCGGCCGCCGCCGCGCACATCCGCGCCCGCGCGCTGGGCCGGACGTTCTGGGTGAACTGCCTCGGCCTGCTGACGCTGTCGCTGGCCGTGCTGGTGGTCAGTTTCGTACGGGTGTGA
- a CDS encoding DUF5133 domain-containing protein: protein MLLPTPADLRAALSRYADAVIEDERRSTPESVRRREDTAYTLCVMTGVSEVREALSRADALLDREFPAEEPGRADHSGAVPV from the coding sequence GTGCTGCTTCCCACGCCCGCAGACCTGCGCGCCGCGCTGTCCCGTTACGCCGATGCCGTGATCGAGGACGAGCGCCGTTCCACCCCGGAGTCCGTACGGCGGCGCGAGGACACGGCGTACACGCTGTGTGTGATGACGGGTGTCAGTGAGGTACGTGAGGCCCTGAGCAGGGCGGATGCCCTGCTCGACCGCGAGTTCCCCGCCGAGGAGCCGGGGCGCGCCGATCACTCGGGGGCCGTCCCGGTGTGA
- a CDS encoding MFS transporter: MTTPAASEGPGDRERRPRGRDDRERERREEAAAPGDSGLGTITTAVPARLDRLPWSRWHWMIVIGLGTVWILDGLEVTTVGNIASRLSEDGSGLDITSAQVTGLAAALYVAGACTGALFFGWLTDRYGRKKLFMVTLAVYLGATAMTGLSFSAWWFFLFRFLTGFGIGGEYAAINSAIDELIPSKYRGRVDLIINGSYWLGAVGGALLSIVMLNTDYFPKDLGWRLTFALGVVLGLVILLVRRHVPESPRWQFIHGHGEQADELVDSVEREIEEEKGEKLPPPAGEITIHERKSIGFGLIAKTVFHSYPKRAVLGLSLFIGQAFLYNAITFGFGAILTTFYDVESGHTGYYFAVIAAGNFIGPLVLGKLFDTIGRRVMIATTYILPGILLFITAWLFDRGSLTANTLTACWCVVLFFASAGASSAYLTVSEVFPMETRAMAIAFFYAIGTAAGGISGPLIFADLTESGVPGDTALAFSIGAGLMCAAGLVAAFLAVDAEQRSLEDIAKPLSQTT, from the coding sequence TTGACGACCCCCGCCGCATCGGAGGGCCCCGGCGACCGGGAACGGCGCCCGCGCGGAAGAGATGACCGGGAGCGCGAGCGGCGCGAGGAGGCGGCGGCGCCGGGCGACTCCGGACTCGGCACCATCACCACCGCCGTCCCGGCCAGGCTGGACCGGCTGCCGTGGTCCCGCTGGCACTGGATGATCGTCATCGGCCTCGGCACCGTGTGGATTCTCGACGGCCTCGAAGTCACCACGGTCGGCAACATCGCCAGCCGGCTCTCGGAGGACGGCTCCGGCCTGGACATCACCTCCGCCCAGGTCACCGGGCTCGCCGCCGCCCTCTACGTGGCGGGCGCCTGTACCGGCGCGCTGTTCTTCGGCTGGCTCACCGACCGCTACGGCCGCAAGAAGCTGTTCATGGTGACGCTGGCCGTCTACCTGGGCGCGACCGCCATGACCGGTCTCTCGTTCAGCGCCTGGTGGTTCTTCCTCTTCCGTTTCCTCACCGGCTTCGGCATCGGCGGCGAGTACGCGGCGATCAACTCGGCCATCGACGAACTCATCCCGTCGAAGTACCGGGGCCGGGTGGACCTCATCATCAACGGCAGCTACTGGCTGGGCGCGGTCGGCGGCGCCCTGCTGTCGATCGTCATGCTGAACACCGACTACTTCCCCAAGGACCTCGGCTGGCGGCTCACCTTCGCCCTCGGCGTCGTCCTGGGCCTGGTGATCCTGCTCGTACGCCGGCATGTGCCGGAGAGCCCGCGCTGGCAGTTCATCCACGGCCACGGCGAGCAGGCCGACGAACTGGTCGACTCCGTCGAGCGGGAGATCGAGGAGGAGAAGGGCGAGAAGCTGCCGCCCCCGGCCGGCGAGATCACCATCCACGAACGCAAGAGCATCGGTTTCGGGCTCATCGCCAAGACCGTCTTCCACAGCTACCCCAAGCGCGCGGTGCTCGGCCTCTCCCTCTTCATCGGGCAGGCGTTCCTCTACAACGCGATCACCTTCGGCTTCGGCGCGATCCTCACCACCTTCTACGACGTCGAGAGCGGCCACACCGGCTACTACTTCGCGGTGATCGCGGCGGGCAACTTCATCGGCCCGCTGGTGCTGGGCAAACTGTTCGACACCATCGGACGGCGCGTCATGATCGCCACCACGTACATCCTGCCGGGCATCCTGCTGTTCATCACGGCCTGGCTGTTCGATCGGGGCTCGCTGACCGCCAACACCCTGACCGCCTGCTGGTGCGTGGTCCTGTTCTTCGCCTCGGCCGGCGCCAGCAGCGCCTACCTCACGGTCTCCGAGGTGTTCCCGATGGAGACCAGGGCCATGGCCATCGCCTTCTTCTACGCGATCGGCACGGCGGCCGGCGGGATCAGCGGCCCCCTGATCTTCGCCGACCTCACCGAGTCGGGCGTTCCCGGCGACACCGCCCTCGCCTTCTCCATCGGTGCCGGGCTGATGTGCGCGGCCGGACTCGTCGCGGCCTTCCTCGCGGTGGACGCCGAACAGCGCTCCCTGGAGGACATCGCCAAGCCGCTCTCCCAGACCACGTAG
- a CDS encoding NAD-dependent protein deacetylase: protein MRMRPTLSWTPAEGLPPATTDLEPVVDALGAGGVLVLSGAGISTESGIPDYRGEGGSLSRHTPMTYQDFVAGPDARRRYWARSHLGWKTFRRARPNAGHRAVAAFGRGGALGGVITQNVDGLHQAAGSEDVVELHGGLDRVVCLTCGTFVARRELARRLEEANPGFRPVAAGINPDGDADLTDEQVGDFRVVPCAVCGGILKPDVVFFGESVPPARVAHCRALVDEATSLLVLGSSLTVMSGLRFVRQAARSGKPVLIINRDATRGDAEAVTRIALPLGPALGAVAERLGVGV, encoded by the coding sequence ATGCGCATGCGCCCCACTCTGAGCTGGACTCCCGCCGAAGGGCTGCCGCCCGCCACCACTGATCTGGAGCCCGTCGTCGACGCGCTCGGCGCCGGCGGTGTGCTGGTGCTCAGCGGGGCCGGTATCTCCACGGAATCCGGCATACCCGACTACCGGGGTGAGGGCGGCAGCCTCAGCCGGCACACGCCGATGACGTACCAGGACTTCGTCGCCGGCCCCGATGCCCGGCGCCGGTACTGGGCGCGCAGCCATCTCGGCTGGAAGACCTTCCGGCGTGCCAGGCCGAACGCGGGCCACCGGGCGGTGGCCGCGTTCGGGCGCGGTGGGGCGCTCGGCGGGGTGATCACCCAGAACGTGGACGGGCTGCACCAGGCCGCGGGCAGCGAGGACGTGGTGGAGCTGCACGGGGGCCTGGACCGGGTGGTCTGTCTGACGTGCGGCACGTTCGTCGCGCGGCGCGAGCTGGCCCGGCGGCTGGAGGAGGCCAATCCGGGGTTCCGGCCGGTGGCGGCGGGGATCAACCCGGACGGCGACGCGGACCTCACGGACGAGCAGGTCGGGGACTTCCGGGTGGTGCCGTGCGCGGTCTGCGGCGGCATCCTGAAGCCGGACGTGGTGTTCTTCGGCGAGTCGGTGCCGCCGGCGCGGGTCGCGCACTGCCGCGCGCTGGTGGACGAGGCGACCTCGCTCCTCGTCCTGGGGTCGTCGCTGACGGTGATGTCGGGCCTCCGGTTCGTCCGGCAGGCGGCCCGGTCGGGGAAGCCGGTGCTCATCATCAACCGCGATGCGACACGGGGCGACGCGGAGGCGGTGACCCGGATCGCGCTGCCGCTCGGCCCGGCGCTGGGGGCGGTGGCGGAGCGGTTGGGGGTGGGGGTCTAG
- a CDS encoding restriction endonuclease, which yields MPIRRPGSTAPDPVARGPLLTLALAGALIGGAALLFVRFAHWAGAHPVLAVLLALLALPVLYILFRAMPRARELRRAACAGMAPPPAEESVPAPAPVTLPSPAGARDGLTEVLPPPVPDFAALDPDGFEAAVAALCERDGCRDVEVVGGSGDLGADVLATAPDGRRVVLQCKQYGPEHKVGSQDLQRFGGTCWTVHGAQLAAVVTTSEFTAPALEYAQTCGIQCVDGTTLTAWADGTGPAPWGPAMVDTV from the coding sequence GTGCCGATACGCAGACCGGGAAGCACCGCACCCGACCCCGTCGCCCGGGGGCCGCTGCTCACCCTCGCCCTGGCCGGTGCCCTGATCGGCGGGGCGGCCCTGCTCTTCGTCCGGTTCGCGCACTGGGCGGGCGCCCACCCCGTCCTCGCCGTCCTGCTGGCGCTCCTCGCCCTCCCCGTGCTCTACATCCTCTTCCGCGCCATGCCGCGCGCCCGCGAACTGCGCCGGGCCGCCTGCGCGGGCATGGCCCCGCCCCCGGCGGAGGAGAGCGTGCCCGCCCCCGCACCCGTGACCCTGCCGTCGCCCGCCGGTGCGCGGGACGGGCTCACCGAAGTGCTGCCGCCGCCGGTCCCCGACTTCGCCGCCCTCGACCCCGACGGCTTCGAGGCCGCCGTGGCCGCCCTGTGCGAGCGGGACGGCTGCCGGGACGTCGAGGTGGTCGGCGGGTCCGGCGACCTCGGCGCCGACGTCCTCGCGACCGCGCCCGACGGGCGGCGCGTCGTCCTCCAGTGCAAGCAGTACGGCCCCGAGCACAAGGTGGGCTCCCAGGACCTCCAGCGCTTCGGCGGCACCTGCTGGACCGTGCACGGCGCCCAGCTGGCCGCCGTCGTGACCACAAGCGAATTCACCGCACCGGCCCTCGAATACGCGCAGACGTGCGGCATCCAGTGCGTCGACGGCACAACGCTCACCGCCTGGGCCGACGGCACCGGCCCGGCCCCCTGGGGCCCCGCCATGGTGGACACCGTCTGA
- a CDS encoding cellulase family glycosylhydrolase, with protein MLHPLRTLRRAARTVAAGAVALLLPLAGAATASADQAAGATAGAGYWHTSGRQILDSGNQPVRIAGINWFGFETANYVAHGLWSRDYKSMIDQMRSLGYNTIRLPYSDDIFAGTDPASINFSGGMNGDLQGLDSLQVMDRIVDHAGSVGMKVILDRHRPDSAGQSALWYTAAVPESTWLANLKSLAARYAGNDAVVGIDLHNEPHDPACWGCGDTTKDWRLAAQRGGEAVLSANPDLLIFVEGVQTYDGVSGWWGGNLMGVAQYPVELSVPNRVVYSAHDYATSVAQQPWFSDASFPANMPGVWDKYWGYIFKQNIAPVWVGEFGTTLQSATDQKWLKALADYLRPTDQYGGDSFSWTFWSWNPNSGDTGGILKDDWTSVDTVKDGYLASIKAPGFGDGGSDGGGDDTEAPTAPTGLTVTGTTASSVSLSWQAASDDTGVTGYDVYRGATKAGTTTGTTYTDTGVTAGTSYTYTVRARDAAGHTSTPSASVTATTTGTGGNTGCTAAYTVNGDWGSGFGVDVTVTNTGTSAATSWKLTWTYGGDQKITNMWNAAYTQTGAAVTVTNTDYNGSLAAGAHTSFGFQGTPAAGAVPTVSCTLS; from the coding sequence GTGCTTCACCCTCTCCGCACTCTTCGAAGAGCCGCGAGGACCGTCGCCGCCGGCGCGGTCGCCCTGCTGCTGCCCCTCGCCGGTGCCGCGACGGCCTCCGCCGACCAGGCCGCCGGGGCCACCGCCGGGGCCGGCTACTGGCACACCAGCGGGCGACAGATCCTGGACTCCGGCAACCAGCCGGTCCGGATCGCCGGTATCAACTGGTTCGGCTTCGAGACCGCCAACTACGTGGCCCACGGACTGTGGTCCCGCGACTACAAGAGCATGATCGACCAGATGCGGTCGCTCGGCTACAACACGATCAGGCTGCCGTACAGCGACGACATCTTCGCCGGCACCGACCCCGCGAGCATCAACTTCTCCGGGGGCATGAACGGCGACCTCCAGGGTCTCGACTCGCTCCAGGTCATGGACCGGATCGTGGACCACGCGGGCAGCGTCGGCATGAAGGTCATCCTGGACCGGCACCGCCCGGACTCGGCGGGCCAGTCGGCGCTCTGGTACACGGCGGCCGTGCCCGAGTCCACCTGGCTGGCCAACCTGAAATCGCTCGCCGCCCGGTACGCGGGCAATGACGCGGTGGTCGGCATCGACCTGCACAACGAACCCCACGACCCCGCGTGCTGGGGCTGCGGCGACACCACGAAGGACTGGCGGCTCGCGGCGCAGCGCGGCGGCGAGGCGGTGCTGTCGGCCAACCCGGATCTGCTGATCTTCGTCGAGGGCGTCCAGACGTACGACGGGGTGTCCGGCTGGTGGGGCGGCAACCTGATGGGAGTCGCCCAGTACCCGGTCGAGCTGAGCGTGCCGAACCGGGTGGTGTACTCGGCGCACGACTACGCGACGAGCGTCGCCCAGCAGCCGTGGTTCTCCGACGCCTCGTTCCCCGCCAACATGCCGGGCGTCTGGGACAAGTACTGGGGCTACATCTTCAAGCAGAACATCGCCCCGGTGTGGGTCGGCGAGTTCGGCACCACGCTCCAGTCCGCCACCGACCAGAAGTGGCTCAAGGCCCTGGCCGACTACCTGCGGCCGACCGATCAGTACGGGGGCGACAGCTTCTCGTGGACCTTCTGGTCCTGGAACCCGAACTCCGGTGACACCGGGGGCATCCTCAAGGACGACTGGACCTCGGTCGACACCGTGAAGGACGGCTACCTGGCGAGCATCAAGGCGCCCGGCTTCGGCGACGGCGGAAGCGACGGCGGCGGTGACGACACCGAGGCGCCCACGGCCCCGACCGGCCTCACCGTCACCGGGACCACCGCGTCCTCCGTCTCCCTGTCCTGGCAGGCCGCCTCGGACGACACCGGGGTCACCGGCTACGACGTGTACCGGGGAGCCACCAAGGCCGGCACCACCACCGGCACCACGTACACGGACACCGGTGTGACGGCCGGCACCTCGTACACGTACACCGTCCGGGCCCGCGACGCCGCCGGTCACACCTCCACGCCCTCCGCGTCCGTCACCGCCACCACCACCGGGACCGGCGGGAACACCGGCTGCACGGCCGCATACACCGTGAACGGCGACTGGGGCAGCGGTTTCGGGGTGGACGTCACCGTGACCAATACGGGCACCTCGGCCGCCACTTCGTGGAAGCTGACCTGGACCTACGGCGGCGACCAGAAGATCACAAACATGTGGAACGCCGCCTACACCCAGACCGGCGCGGCGGTGACCGTCACCAACACCGACTACAACGGGAGCCTCGCGGCCGGTGCGCACACCAGCTTCGGCTTCCAGGGGACACCGGCGGCCGGCGCCGTACCGACCGTCAGCTGCACCCTCTCCTGA
- a CDS encoding glutaredoxin domain-containing protein — translation MMRVWLAPILLLVSGGAVAAKLIADGSTLGGPLFLLAFVLLAVLNSPLVFPRSITAAEAHRRSAADGRPIVFWRPGCVYCLRLRYAMRHRARRLHWVDIWRDPEAAAEVRAANDGDETVPTVVVAGTPHTNPPPSWLAAQLTRSSPN, via the coding sequence ATGATGCGTGTCTGGCTGGCGCCGATCCTGTTGCTCGTCTCCGGCGGGGCCGTCGCCGCCAAGCTGATCGCCGATGGCAGCACCCTGGGAGGGCCCCTTTTCCTGCTCGCCTTCGTGCTGCTCGCGGTCCTCAACTCGCCCCTGGTGTTCCCGAGGTCGATCACCGCGGCGGAGGCCCACCGCCGCAGCGCGGCCGACGGCCGCCCGATCGTGTTCTGGCGGCCGGGCTGCGTGTACTGCCTGCGGCTGCGGTACGCGATGCGCCACCGCGCCCGCCGCCTGCACTGGGTCGACATCTGGCGCGACCCGGAGGCGGCGGCGGAGGTACGGGCGGCCAACGACGGCGACGAGACCGTCCCCACGGTCGTCGTGGCCGGCACACCCCACACGAACCCGCCCCCGAGCTGGCTGGCGGCCCAGCTGACACGGTCCTCGCCGAACTGA
- a CDS encoding TetR/AcrR family transcriptional regulator → MFGEQVQSTRAVQKRQTAARIVEAAAQLFTELGFQRTTVRRIAAEAGVSVGAVMAVGDKESLLGLVYDQAIADRIPAPPVAVAGAEAPDAAEYLGHYFDPFLALFAENDDLARAYFRTLARGRPENAALGALRTLTEENLMAALVHAGMPEARARLGAQVMFAGYLGELMLLATRTTDPEQTAARLEATARFITAQEGN, encoded by the coding sequence ATGTTCGGTGAACAGGTTCAGTCAACGCGTGCGGTGCAGAAGCGGCAGACCGCCGCACGCATCGTGGAGGCCGCCGCCCAGCTCTTCACGGAGCTCGGCTTCCAGCGCACGACGGTGCGCCGGATCGCGGCGGAGGCGGGGGTGTCGGTGGGTGCGGTGATGGCGGTCGGGGACAAGGAGTCGCTGCTGGGCCTGGTGTACGACCAGGCCATCGCGGACCGCATTCCGGCTCCGCCGGTGGCGGTGGCGGGAGCGGAGGCGCCGGACGCCGCCGAGTATCTGGGCCACTACTTCGACCCGTTCCTGGCGCTGTTCGCGGAGAACGACGACCTCGCCCGCGCGTACTTCCGGACCTTGGCCCGCGGCCGGCCGGAGAACGCCGCCCTGGGCGCGCTGCGCACGCTCACCGAGGAGAACCTGATGGCCGCTCTGGTGCACGCGGGGATGCCCGAGGCGCGCGCCCGGCTCGGCGCGCAGGTGATGTTCGCGGGCTACCTGGGCGAGTTGATGCTCCTCGCCACCCGGACGACCGACCCCGAACAGACGGCGGCGCGGCTCGAAGCCACCGCCCGCTTCATCACCGCCCAGGAAGGGAACTGA
- a CDS encoding TIGR03620 family F420-dependent LLM class oxidoreductase, whose translation MTAHTREKFGRVGIWNGALNASQADDDGKKAIAAAAAEIEALGFGTLWIGASPSPDDAATVLEATRTLTVATGILSIWNHTAEEVAARIASLDPAARDRFVLGLGVSHGALAPQYAKPYSAMVEYLDALDAADPSVGPGRRVLAALGPKMLRLASDRALGAHPYLVTAAHTAEAREALGPDALLAPELTVVLDTDLDRARATARAMLAMYLQLPNYTGNLLRLGFTEGDFAGGGSERLLDALFALGDAGRVKARAAEYFAAGADHVALQVVTAERSAMTLPLAEYRALADAFADEL comes from the coding sequence ATGACTGCGCACACACGTGAGAAGTTCGGCCGGGTCGGCATCTGGAACGGCGCGCTGAACGCGTCGCAGGCCGATGACGACGGGAAGAAGGCGATCGCGGCGGCGGCAGCGGAGATCGAGGCACTGGGCTTCGGAACGCTGTGGATCGGCGCCAGCCCCTCCCCCGACGATGCCGCCACGGTCCTGGAGGCGACCCGCACCCTCACCGTCGCGACCGGCATCCTGAGCATCTGGAACCACACCGCCGAGGAGGTGGCGGCCCGGATCGCGTCGCTCGACCCGGCGGCCCGGGACCGCTTCGTGCTCGGCCTGGGCGTCAGCCACGGCGCCCTCGCCCCGCAGTACGCGAAGCCGTACAGCGCGATGGTGGAGTACCTCGACGCGCTGGACGCCGCCGACCCGTCCGTGGGGCCCGGCCGCCGGGTGCTGGCGGCGCTCGGCCCCAAGATGCTGCGGCTCGCCTCGGACCGGGCGCTGGGCGCCCACCCCTACCTCGTCACCGCTGCCCACACGGCCGAGGCACGCGAGGCGCTGGGGCCGGACGCCCTGCTCGCCCCCGAGTTGACCGTCGTGCTCGACACGGACCTCGACCGGGCCCGCGCCACGGCGCGCGCCATGCTGGCGATGTACCTCCAACTGCCCAACTACACCGGCAACCTGCTGCGCCTCGGGTTCACCGAGGGCGACTTCGCGGGCGGCGGCAGCGAGCGCCTGCTGGACGCCCTCTTCGCGCTCGGTGACGCCGGGCGCGTGAAGGCGCGGGCGGCCGAGTACTTCGCGGCGGGCGCCGACCACGTCGCGCTCCAGGTGGTCACGGCGGAGCGGAGCGCGATGACCCTGCCGCTGGCCGAGTACCGCGCGCTCGCCGACGCGTTCGCCGACGAGTTGTAA